One genomic window of Salvia miltiorrhiza cultivar Shanhuang (shh) chromosome 4, IMPLAD_Smil_shh, whole genome shotgun sequence includes the following:
- the LOC131021930 gene encoding protein LURP-one-related 15-like isoform X2, with protein sequence MARVKMEDLTAVISRDFCVPQRVNLTVVRKLLAVTDCNFEVIDEDGNIMFKVKQKLFSLHDRRILLDAGGTPIATLRKKHLSARKRWQVFKGESSDSSQLLFTARKSSLVQLKTELDIFLSGNEDETSWDFKVVGGWLERSCIIYSKGWNHIAKMHKKHTLESVVLGKDMFSATVYPKVDIAFITALVVILYEINKDKDD encoded by the exons ATGGCAAGAGTTAAGATGGAAGACCTAACTGCTGTAATAAGTCGAGATTTCTGTGTTCCACAGCGCGTTAATCTCACTGTCGTGAGGAAACTGCTAGCCGTCACTGACTGCAACTTTGAGGTCATTGATGAGGATGGCAATATCATGTTCAAGGTGAAGCAGAAACTTTTCAGCCTTCACGACCGCCGCATTCTCCTGGATGCTGGAGGCACTCCCATTGCCACTTTAAGGAAAAAG CATTTGAGTGCACGTAAGAGGTGGCAGGTTTTCAAGGGAGAGAGCTCAGATTCTTCTCAGCTTCTCTTCACTGCAAGAAAATCTTCACTTGTTCAACTCAAGACTGAGTTAGACATATTTCTGTCTGGAAATGAGGACGAAACTTCATGGGATTTTAAGGTGGTTGGAGGCTGGTTGGAGAGATCATGCATCATATACTCCAAGGGCTGGAACCACATTGCCAAG ATGCACAAGAAGCACACACTCGAGAGCGTTGTGTTGGGGAAGGATATGTTCAGCGCGACTGTTTACCCGAAAGTTGACATCGCCTTCATCACTGCCCTTGTTGTGATACTATATGAAATCAACAAGGACAAAGATGATTGA
- the LOC131021930 gene encoding protein LURP-one-related 15-like isoform X1, giving the protein MARVKMEDLTAVISRDFCVPQRVNLTVVRKLLAVTDCNFEVIDEDGNIMFKVKQKLFSLHDRRILLDAGGTPIATLRKKHLSARKRWQVFKGESSDSSQLLFTARKSSLVQLKTELDIFLSGNEDETSWDFKVVGGWLERSCIIYSKGWNHIAKVKSFTQIRVSLDLEFSSRFCFCSSADAQEAHTRERCVGEGYVQRDCLPES; this is encoded by the exons ATGGCAAGAGTTAAGATGGAAGACCTAACTGCTGTAATAAGTCGAGATTTCTGTGTTCCACAGCGCGTTAATCTCACTGTCGTGAGGAAACTGCTAGCCGTCACTGACTGCAACTTTGAGGTCATTGATGAGGATGGCAATATCATGTTCAAGGTGAAGCAGAAACTTTTCAGCCTTCACGACCGCCGCATTCTCCTGGATGCTGGAGGCACTCCCATTGCCACTTTAAGGAAAAAG CATTTGAGTGCACGTAAGAGGTGGCAGGTTTTCAAGGGAGAGAGCTCAGATTCTTCTCAGCTTCTCTTCACTGCAAGAAAATCTTCACTTGTTCAACTCAAGACTGAGTTAGACATATTTCTGTCTGGAAATGAGGACGAAACTTCATGGGATTTTAAGGTGGTTGGAGGCTGGTTGGAGAGATCATGCATCATATACTCCAAGGGCTGGAACCACATTGCCAAGGTAAAATCTTTCACACAAATTCGCGTGTCATTGGATTTGGAATTCTCGTCACGTTTCTGTTTTTGTTCGTCTGCAGATGCACAAGAAGCACACACTCGAGAGCGTTGTGTTGGGGAAGGATATGTTCAGCGCGACTGTTTACCCGAAAGTTGA